From a region of the Bombus terrestris chromosome 8, iyBomTerr1.2, whole genome shotgun sequence genome:
- the LOC100644538 gene encoding uncharacterized protein LOC100644538 encodes MIHRRVKAVLIFYSSNWPQMIPRRKIFIFLSLVIFVTLPCYQSRAKNNPSTQKLIRNRESYKLPEDKLLFNYTKDRKKENLHIKQNDEKWDAIPIQYQKKNGYIHESPSVNFTHNHTRDNKLPMYSEQISTHKRFKRGVIHLYNMVVCATGCNPLAYKGYGCYCGFLGSGYVIDGIDRCCKMHDWCYDATECPTFSEYFVPYYWRCYRGYKPVCAVEHGNWGGSGSCAQRLCECDRSFAECLKRYPCPTTKAVCTSSPWRLVQNLFMIM; translated from the exons ATGATTCACAGAAGAGTCAAAGCcgtgttaattttttatagcTCTAATTGGCCACAGATGATACCTCGTCGAaaaattttcatctttctttcccTTGTGATATTTGTAACGCTGCCTTGTTATCAAAGTCGTG CCAAGAATAATCCAAGTACTcagaaattaattagaaatagaGAATCGTATAAGTTACCTGAAGATAAACTTTTATTCAACTACACGAAAGATCGGAAGAAAGAAAATCTtcatataaaacaaaatgatgAAAAATGGGATGCGATACCTATACAATACCAAAAGAAAAATGGATATATACATGAATCTCCATCTGTTAATTTTACACACAATCATACAAGAGACAATAAACTACC AATGTATAGTGAACAGATCTCAACTCACAAAAGATTTAAAAGAGGTGTGATACATTTGTATAACATGGTAGTATGCGCCACTGGATGTAATCCTTTAGCTTATAAGGGATATGGATGCTACTGTGGTTTTTTAGGTTCAGGATATGTAATAGATGGAATAGATAG atgTTGTAAAATGCATGATTGGTGCTATGATGCTACAGAATGTCCAACATTTTCAGAATACTTTGTACCATATTATTGGAGATGTTATCGCGGTTACAAACCAGTATGCG CTGTTGAACATGGAAATTGGGGAGGATCTGGATCATGTGCTCAGCGATTGTGCGAATGCGATCGTTCATTTGCTGAATGTTTAAAACGTTATCCGTGTCCAACAACCAAAGCTGTATGCACTTCTTCACCTTGGAGATTAGTGCAAAATCTTTTTATGATCATGTAA